Within Streptomyces roseirectus, the genomic segment GCGTCGCCTGCCCCTTCGGCTACGCCGACACCGACAGCGCCGTCCGCGGCCTGCTCTCCACCGAACTCTTCGACGCGGCCGTCGAAGCCGGCGACGCGCACCAGGTCGACAAGGAGATCAGGGAAGCCCTGCACCCCTACACACGCCGGGACGGCACGGTCTGGATGCCCAACGTCTTCCGGTACCTGATCGCCCGCGTGCCCTAATCGTCCTTGGCCAGGCGCGTGATCCCCGCGACCCGGTACGCGTCCGCCTCCTCCAACGTCTCGCTCTCCAGCAACGCCAGCGCCAGCGCGTCCAGTTGACCCCGGTGCTCGGTCAGCTTGCGGCACGCCTCCTCGTAGCACTCGTCGACGATGCGCCGCATCTCCCCGTCGATCACGTCGAGGGTCTGCGGCGCGGCGGCGAGGCCGTACGCGGACTGGGCGTCGTTCGGGAGGGCGGAGAGACGGCCGACGCGCTCGCTCATGCCCCAGCGGGCGACCATCCCGCGCGCGATGTTCGTGACCTGCTCGAGATCGCTCTCCGCACCGGTCGTGATCACCCCGTACACCACCTGCTCGGCCGCCATCCCACCCAGCGCACCGATGATCCGGCCCCGCAGGTATTCCTCCGTGTACGCGTACTTGTCCGCGTCCGGCGTCGACAGCGTCACCCCCAGCGCGCGCCCGCGCGGGACGATCGTGATCTTGCGCACCGGGTCCGCGCCCGGCTGGAGCATGCCCAACAGGGCGTGCCCGCTCTCGTGATACGCCGTGCGGCGCCGCTCCTCCTCCGGCATCACCAACGGCCGCTCCGCGCCCAGCTGGACCTTCTCCAGGGCCTCCGAGAGGTCGGTCTGGGTGACCTGGTCCTGCTTGCGCTTGACGGCCAGCAGCGCCGCCTCGTTCGCGAGGTTCGCCAGCTCCGCGCCCGTCATACCCGGCGTCGTCCGGGCCACCTGCGCGAGGTCGACGTCCGGGCCCAGCGGGATCTGCCGGGTGTGGATCTCCAGGATCGCCTCACGCCCGCCCCGGTCCGGAGGCGACACCTGGACGACGCGGTCGAAGCGGCCGGGACGGGTCAGCGCCGGATCCAGGACGTCCGCCCGGTTCGTCGCCGCGATCACGATCACCCCCTCCGAACCCGAGAAACCGTCCATCTCGGTGAGGATCTGGTTCAGCGTCTGCTCACGCTCGTCATGCCCACCCATCCCCGAACCACCGCCCCGCGCACGCCCGATGGTGTCGATCTCGTCGATGAAGATGATCGACGGCGCCACCTTCCGCGCCTCCGCGAACAACTCCCGCACCCGCGACGCCCCGACCCCCACGATCATCTCGATGAACTCCGACGCCGACGCCGAGAAGAACGGCACCCCCGCCTCCCCCGCCACCGCCCGCGCCAACAGCGTCTTACCGGTCCCCGGCGGACCCGCGAGCAGCACACCGCGTGGCATCTTCGCACCCATCCGGCGATACGCGTCCGGGTTCTTCAGGAAGTCGACGACGTCGTTCAGCTCACCCTCGACCTCGTCGATCCCGGCCACATCCTCGAACGTCGTCCGCTTCTCCCCCGCCTCCAGCTCCACCGGCTTCGGCGCCGACCTGCGGCCCAGCATCCCGCCCGCGCCGCCCATCCCCGCGCTCATCCGGCGCGCGATGAAGATCCACAGCACGACCAGGAGCAGCATCGGCGCCAGCGAGATCAGCAGGTTCACCAGGAAACTGCGGTGCTGGACGACCGGCTCAGCCGTCACCGTGACGTTGTTCCTCGCCAGCCCCTCCCACAGCTTGTCGTCCGCGAACGTGGGCCGCTCGGTGTTGAACTTCGTGTACTTCTCACCGCCGTCCGGGTCCTTCTGCTCCTTCTTCAGCTGACCCTGGATCGCGTCGCCCTTGGCGTAGATCTTGCTGACGTTGCCCACGGCGACCTGCTTGCTGAACTCCGTGTACGAGATCGTCGGCTCGTCCTCGCCGAAGTACGACAGGACGATGTTCGCCAGCAGGTACACGACCAGCGCGGTGAACACCAACCGCCACCAGCCACCCCTCATCCACCGCCCGCCCGACGGCTTCGGCGGCTCCTCCGGGGTCCCCTCGGTACGCCAGGGCTGGTCCGGCGACTTGCGCGGCGGGGCAGGGTTCGTCATATCCGGACGGTACGACAGCGTCCCGCGCACGGCACACGAAGGGCACCCTTCCGGAGAAGGGTGCCCTTGATGTCGTGCGCTGTGCCGGATCAGCCCATGAACTTCTTGAACTCGTCCGGCAGCTCGAAGTCCTTCGCACCCTGCTGCGGCAGCCCGAACGCGTTGCCCTGAGCCGCCGCCTCCCGGCGCTGCGCCTCCTCCAGCTCCTGCTGCTTGCGCTTCATCGGGTTGCCGGAACGCTGCTTGCCCTTCGCCTGCTTCGGCTGCTTCTTCGTCCGGCCCGGACCGCCGCCCATCCCCGGAATCCCCGGCATGCCCGGCATCCCGCCGCCCTGCGCCATCCGCGACATCATCTTCCGCGCCTCGAAGAACCGCTCCACCAGGCCCTTCACCGCGCTCACCTCGACGCCGGAACCCTTCGCGATACGGGCGCGGCGCGAGCCGTTGATGATCGTCGGGTCCTGGCGCTCCGCCGGGGTCATCGACTTGATGATCGCGGCCGTGCGGTCGACGTCCCGCTCGTCGAGGTTGTTGATCTGGTCCTTGATCTGCCCCATGCCGGGGAGCATCCCGAGCAGCTTCGAGATGGACCCCATCTTCCTGACCTGCTCCATCTGGGCCAGGAAGTCGTCCAGGGTGAAGTCCTGGCCCTTCTTCGACGCCAGCTTCGAGGCCATCTTCTGGGCCTCTTCCTGACTGAACGTCTTCTCCGCCTGCTCGATCAGGGTGAGCAGGTCACCCATGTCGAGGATGCGGGAGGCCATCCGGTCCGGGTGGAACGCGTCGAAGTCCTCCAGCTTCTCGCCGTTCGACGCGAACATGATCGGCTTGCCGGTGATCTGCCGGATGGACAGCGCGGCACCGCCTCGGGCGTCACCGTCGAGCTTGGACAGGACGACACCGTCGAACCCGACGCCGTCACGGAACGCTTCCGCCGTGTTGACGGCGTCCTGGCCGATCATCGCGTCGACGACGAAAAGGATCTCGTCCGGCGAGACCGCGTCCCGGATGTCCGCCGCCTGCTGCATCAGCTCCGCGTCGATACCCAGCCGACCGGCGGTGTCCACGATGACAATGTCGTGGACCTTCGACTTCGCGAACTCGATCGAGTCCTTCGCGACCGTCACCGGGTCCCCGACACCGTTCCCCGGCTGCGGCGCGTACACCGCGACCCCGGCCCGCTCGGCGACGACGCTCAGCTGGTTGACGGCATTGGGGCGCTGAAGGTCACACGCGACGAGGAGCGGCGAGTGCCCCTGGTCCTTCAGCCACTTGCCGAGCTTCCCGGCGAGGGTGGTCTTACCGGCGCCCTGGAGGCCGGCGAGCATGATGACGGTCGGCGCGGTCTTGGCGAAGCGGAGACGACGGGTTTCGCCGCCGAGGATGGTGACCAATTCGTCATTGACGATCTTGAGCACCTGCTGGCCCGGATTCAGGGCCTTGGAGACCTCGGCCCCGAGCGACCGCTCCTTGACGTTCTTGATGAACGAACGCACGACCGGGAGGGCGACGTCCGCTTCGAGGAGCGCGATGCGGATCTCGCGAGCCGTGGCGTCGATGTCCGCCTCGCTGAGCCGGCCCTTGCCCCGGAGGGTCTTGAAAGTAGCTTGCAGGCGGTCAGAGAGCGTATCGAACACGGCGACGTCGGTCCTCGGAGTCGGGGGCAGTATGAGCGTCTTCCAGGGTATCCGGCCCTGCCCGTTACGTACGACGGGCAGGGACACCGGCTTTCACGCCCGCAGCGTCTCCTCCAGCTTCCTCGCCACCGCCCCCGCCTCGTCCGCAGGCAGCGGTGCCCCCTGGGAACCGGTGACGTAGAACGCGTCGACCGCGTTGGAACCCAGCGT encodes:
- the ftsH gene encoding ATP-dependent zinc metalloprotease FtsH, yielding MTNPAPPRKSPDQPWRTEGTPEEPPKPSGGRWMRGGWWRLVFTALVVYLLANIVLSYFGEDEPTISYTEFSKQVAVGNVSKIYAKGDAIQGQLKKEQKDPDGGEKYTKFNTERPTFADDKLWEGLARNNVTVTAEPVVQHRSFLVNLLISLAPMLLLVVLWIFIARRMSAGMGGAGGMLGRRSAPKPVELEAGEKRTTFEDVAGIDEVEGELNDVVDFLKNPDAYRRMGAKMPRGVLLAGPPGTGKTLLARAVAGEAGVPFFSASASEFIEMIVGVGASRVRELFAEARKVAPSIIFIDEIDTIGRARGGGSGMGGHDEREQTLNQILTEMDGFSGSEGVIVIAATNRADVLDPALTRPGRFDRVVQVSPPDRGGREAILEIHTRQIPLGPDVDLAQVARTTPGMTGAELANLANEAALLAVKRKQDQVTQTDLSEALEKVQLGAERPLVMPEEERRRTAYHESGHALLGMLQPGADPVRKITIVPRGRALGVTLSTPDADKYAYTEEYLRGRIIGALGGMAAEQVVYGVITTGAESDLEQVTNIARGMVARWGMSERVGRLSALPNDAQSAYGLAAAPQTLDVIDGEMRRIVDECYEEACRKLTEHRGQLDALALALLESETLEEADAYRVAGITRLAKDD
- the ffh gene encoding signal recognition particle protein codes for the protein MFDTLSDRLQATFKTLRGKGRLSEADIDATAREIRIALLEADVALPVVRSFIKNVKERSLGAEVSKALNPGQQVLKIVNDELVTILGGETRRLRFAKTAPTVIMLAGLQGAGKTTLAGKLGKWLKDQGHSPLLVACDLQRPNAVNQLSVVAERAGVAVYAPQPGNGVGDPVTVAKDSIEFAKSKVHDIVIVDTAGRLGIDAELMQQAADIRDAVSPDEILFVVDAMIGQDAVNTAEAFRDGVGFDGVVLSKLDGDARGGAALSIRQITGKPIMFASNGEKLEDFDAFHPDRMASRILDMGDLLTLIEQAEKTFSQEEAQKMASKLASKKGQDFTLDDFLAQMEQVRKMGSISKLLGMLPGMGQIKDQINNLDERDVDRTAAIIKSMTPAERQDPTIINGSRRARIAKGSGVEVSAVKGLVERFFEARKMMSRMAQGGGMPGMPGIPGMGGGPGRTKKQPKQAKGKQRSGNPMKRKQQELEEAQRREAAAQGNAFGLPQQGAKDFELPDEFKKFMG